The window CATCGAGGATCTGAAAGAGCCGCCTAGCAACCGGCTTCACGCCCTCGGCGGCGACCGCAAAGGCCAGTTCTCCATCTCCATCAACGACCAGTGGCGCATCTGCTTCCGGTTCGAAGACGGGGACGCCTACGACGTCGAGATCTGCGACTACCACTGAGAGAAGGTGTGACCATGGCAATCCCCAACACCCAAGAGCGCACCGTCCGTCCGACGCATCCGGGCGAGATGCTGCGTGAGGACTTCATGCCCGACTACGATCTGACGGTCGCCAGCATGGCAGACGCCCTCGGCGTCTCGCGCCAGACCGTCAACGAACTCCTGCGCGAGCGTCGCGCCCTGAGTCCCGAGATGGCACTGCGGCTCTCCCAGCTGTTCGGCAATTCGCCGGAGTTCTGGCTCAATGCGCAGCGCGCTGTCGATCTTTGGGATGCGAAGCAGAAACTCAAGCGCAAGGGCGCTCACATCAAGCGAGTCACCGCCGCGCTCAACGCCGTGTGTGATCAAGTCGCAACTGAAGACTCCGCGTTCATCGCTGAGGCTGCGCGTCAGGCAGGCGAGCGTATCGAATAGTGATCTCCCAAGGCGAGGTATGATGGGCTGATCTCGGTCGGCCCGTCGGCTCGACCCCCGGCTTCAGGCGCCCGGTTGTAATCGTCCAGAACGACTCGTTCAGCCGCAGCCGGATCGCGACGTGCGTGGTCAGCAACGACCTGTTCAACAAGCACACGGGGCTGTGCATCGCATGCCCGATCACCAACACACATCGCGGCTACCCCTTCCATGTCGCGATCCCCGAAGGCCAGAAGGTCACTGGTGTGATCATGGTTGAGCAAGTGAAGTCCATCGATTTCCGCTCACGCGACGTGAAGCGCATCGCAAGCGCACCGGAAGCAGTCCTGGAGGAAGTACTGTCGATACTCGACGCGTGCATCTACTGAGCTGAGCCCTGACCTGCGGAAGCAACCCTACCAGCTTCGCTCGCAGCTGACGCCCAAGGACGTTAGCCACGGCACCCTGTGTGGTATCATTGGTTGTACCTTAGGAGGTGCATCCAATGAGTACTCTTCCCGCGATCATCCCGATTTCCGATCTCCGTCAGGACACCGCTGGTGTCATCAAGCGTGTCGTTGCCACAGACGAGCCGGTCGTCATCACTCAGCGTGGGCGTGCCTCGGCGGTGCTTGTGAGCGCGGATGCCTACGAGCGCACCCAGTACGAGAACGAGCTCTTGCGGGCCCTCGCACGAGGTGACGCGGAGATTGCCGCCGGAATCGGTCGCGATGCAGAAGACGTGCTAGCTGAGGCTCGAGCGCTGCTCAGGACGGAGTAGTCTCGATGTGCGTACGCTTCACGCCGCAGGCCGACCGCCAGTACCTCGAAGCACTTGCCTACCTGCAGAAGAGGAACCGAGTCGGCGCGCTCACCGTCATGCAGCGCGCTGAAGCGGTGATCGCCCAACTGCGGGAGCATCCGCATTCCGGTCACGCAATCCCGGAGTACCCCGATCTGCCGCACCGCGAGCTGCCAGTCCCACCGTACCGGTTCTTCTACCGTGTCGTCGGAGACACGGTGTGGATCGTTGCGGTGTGGCATGCGCGACAACTGCCGGAAGATCCCGACGATGTGGCGCGCGGCTAACCGGTAACAAGCTTCGCTCGCGGGTCATGCGCCCTACCGCTCGCTGTCGGACAACTGCGTCGAGATGTAGCGCTCGCCCGAGTCCGGAAGGATCACCACGATCATCTTGCCGTGATTCTCCTGGCGTGTGGCCACTTGCACCGCGGCCCACACTGCGGCGCCACAGGAGATACCGACGAGTATACCTTCGGTGCGCGCGACCTTTTGCGCGGTGTCGAACGCATCCTCGTTGGTGACGCGTACAATCTCATCCACTATCGAGCGGTTGAGCACCTTGGGCACGAACCCGGCGCCGATGCCTTGGATGCGGTGCGGACCCGGGCGACCTCCCGAGAGTACTGGCGAAGCATCGGGCTCAACGGCGATCATCTGTACACTCGGCTTGCGCGCCTTGAGCACTTCGCCAACCCCGGTGATCGTGCCGCCGGTGCCAACGCCTGCCACGACTATGTCGACCGCGCCATCGGTGTCAGCCCAGATCTCCTCGGCGGTCGTCTCACGGTGCACCTGCGGATTAGCGGGGTTATCGAACTGCAGTGGCATGTAGCTGTCCTTGACGTGCCTCGTGAGCTCCTGCGCCTTCTTGACGGCGCCCTCCATGCCGTCAGGGCCTGGGGTGAGCACCAACTCAGCGCCGAGCATCTGCACGAGCTTGCGTCGTTCGATCGACATCGTCTCGGGCATGGTGAGGATGAGCCTGTAGCCCTTCGCAGCGCAGGCGAAGGCTAGCCCGATGCCGGTGTTTCCGCTGGTCGGCTCGATCACCGTGGCGCCGGGTTTGAGCTTACCGGTGCGCTCGGCCGCTTCAATCATCGCCGCACCGATGCGGCACTTCACGGAGTTGGCGGGATTGAACGCCTCGATCTTGCCGTACACGTCCGCGAACAGACCGGCCGACAGTCTCCCCAGCCGCACGAGCGGGGTCGCTCCGATCGCCTCCGTGATTGACTCGTACGTTCGACCACGAAACGCGGCCACGCGCGCGCCGCTCGAGCCGAAGGCGCTATTGGTAATGGGGGTCTCGCTCATATCGAGTACTCGCTTTCGTGGTCGGTGTCGTATTTGAACAGGGCG is drawn from Clostridiales bacterium and contains these coding sequences:
- the cysK gene encoding cysteine synthase A, producing MSETPITNSAFGSSGARVAAFRGRTYESITEAIGATPLVRLGRLSAGLFADVYGKIEAFNPANSVKCRIGAAMIEAAERTGKLKPGATVIEPTSGNTGIGLAFACAAKGYRLILTMPETMSIERRKLVQMLGAELVLTPGPDGMEGAVKKAQELTRHVKDSYMPLQFDNPANPQVHRETTAEEIWADTDGAVDIVVAGVGTGGTITGVGEVLKARKPSVQMIAVEPDASPVLSGGRPGPHRIQGIGAGFVPKVLNRSIVDEIVRVTNEDAFDTAQKVARTEGILVGISCGAAVWAAVQVATRQENHGKMIVVILPDSGERYISTQLSDSER
- a CDS encoding HigA family addiction module antidote protein; this translates as MAIPNTQERTVRPTHPGEMLREDFMPDYDLTVASMADALGVSRQTVNELLRERRALSPEMALRLSQLFGNSPEFWLNAQRAVDLWDAKQKLKRKGAHIKRVTAALNAVCDQVATEDSAFIAEAARQAGERIE
- a CDS encoding type II toxin-antitoxin system RelE/ParE family toxin, coding for MLTKRARRRLEYVDYASCIEDLKEPPSNRLHALGGDRKGQFSISINDQWRICFRFEDGDAYDVEICDYH
- a CDS encoding type II toxin-antitoxin system Phd/YefM family antitoxin; the protein is MSTLPAIIPISDLRQDTAGVIKRVVATDEPVVITQRGRASAVLVSADAYERTQYENELLRALARGDAEIAAGIGRDAEDVLAEARALLRTE
- a CDS encoding type II toxin-antitoxin system RelE/ParE family toxin, encoding MCVRFTPQADRQYLEALAYLQKRNRVGALTVMQRAEAVIAQLREHPHSGHAIPEYPDLPHRELPVPPYRFFYRVVGDTVWIVAVWHARQLPEDPDDVARG
- a CDS encoding type II toxin-antitoxin system PemK/MazF family toxin, which encodes MVSNDLFNKHTGLCIACPITNTHRGYPFHVAIPEGQKVTGVIMVEQVKSIDFRSRDVKRIASAPEAVLEEVLSILDACIY